Proteins from a single region of Harpia harpyja isolate bHarHar1 chromosome 14, bHarHar1 primary haplotype, whole genome shotgun sequence:
- the ONECUT1 gene encoding hepatocyte nuclear factor 6, giving the protein MNAQLAMENIGDLHGVSHEPVPAAADLMSGSPHHRSAVAHRGSHLPAHPRSMGMASILDGGDYHHHHRPPDHALTGPLHPTMTMACETPPGMSMSSTYTTLTPLQPLPPISTVSDKFPHHHHHHHHHHHPHQRIPGNVSGSFTLMRDERGLASMNNLYTPYHKDVTGMGQSLSPLSGSGLGSIHNSQQGLPHYAHPSATMPAEKMLTPNGFEAHHPAMLARHGDQHLTPTSAGMVPINGIPHHPHAHLNAQSHGQILGSAREQNPSVTGSQVNSGSNSGQMEEINTKEVAQRITTELKRYSIPQAIFAQRVLCRSQGTLSDLLRNPKPWSKLKSGRETFRRMWKWLQEPEFQRMSALRLAACKRKEQEHGKDRGNTPKKPRLVFTDVQRRTLHAIFKENKRPSKELQITISQQLGLELSTVSNFFMNARRRSLDKWQDEGSSNSGNSSSSSSTCTKA; this is encoded by the exons ATGAACGCGCAGCTGGCGATGGAGAACATCGGCGATCTGCACGGGGTGAGCCATGAGCCggtgcccgccgccgccgaccTGATGAGCGGCAGCCCGCACCACCGGAGCGCGGTGGCCCACCGCGGCAGCCACCTGCCGGCCCACCCGCGCTCCATGGGCATGGCGTCCATCCTCGACGGCGGcgactaccaccaccaccaccggcCGCCCGACCACGCGCTGACGGGCCCCCTGCACCCCACCATGACCATGGCCTGCGAGACACCCCCCGGCATGAGCATGAGCAGTACCTACACCACGTTAACCCCTCTGCAGCCTCTACCTCCCATCTCGACGGTCTCGGACAAGttccctcaccaccaccaccaccaccaccaccaccaccacccccaccagcGGATACCGGGCAACGTGAGCGGCAGCTTCACGCTTATGCGGGACGAGAGGGGTCTGGCGTCTATGAACAATCTCTACACCCCCTACCATAAGGATGTTACTGGCATGGGGCAAAGCCTCTCTCCGTTGTCCGGATCGGGCCTGGGGAGCATCCACAACTCCCAGCAAGGGCTGCCCCACTATGCTCACCCCAGTGCCACCATGCCCGCCGAGAAAATGCTCACCCCGAACGGATTTGAAGCCCACCACCCTGCCATGTTAGCCAGGCATGGCGACCAACACCTCACCCCCACCTCCGCTGGCATGGTGCCTATCAACGGGATCCCACACCACCCCCATGCCCACTTGAACGCCCAGAGCCACGGGCAGATCCTGGGCTCTGCCAGGGAGCAAAACCCTTCCGTAACTGGTTCGCAGGTCAACAGTGGAAGTAATTCAGGGCAAATGGAAGAAATCAATACCAAAGAAGTAGCTCAGAGGATCACCACCGAGCTCAAGCGGTACAGCATCCCCCAGGCTATCTTCGCCCAGAGGGTGCTGTGCCGCTCGCAAGGGACCCTCTCAGACCTGCTGAGGAACCCCAAGCCCTGGAGCAAGCTCAAATCCGGCCGGGAGACATTCCGCAGGATGTGGAAGTGGCTCCAGGAGCCGGAGTTTCAGCGGATGTCTGCTCTGCGGCTGGCAG CATGCAAGAGGAAAGAGCAAGAGCACGGGAAGGATAGAGGGAATACACCCAAGAAGCCTCGGTTGGTCTTCACGGATGTCCAGCGTCGAACTCTACATGCAATATTCAAGGAAAATAAGCGTCCGTCCAAAGAATTACAAATCACCATTTCCCAGCAGCTCGGGTTGGAGCTGAGCACCGTCAGCAACTTTTTCATGAATGCACGGAGGAGGAGTCTGGATAAGTGGCAAGACGAGGGCAGCTCCAATTCAGGCAACTCATCTTCTTCATCAAGCACTTGTACCAAAGCATGA